Proteins encoded within one genomic window of Methanoregula sp. UBA64:
- a CDS encoding NAD(P)/FAD-dependent oxidoreductase — translation MTEPHTGTPQRDANTRAIITRIPAGMVTPDDLETIARTARKYRVPMVKLTSGQRILLAGIAPEDVPAVVRELGPLAQPEAAPCVKFVQACPGTEVCRFGNQDAIALARAIDGQFRHRHFPAKVKIGVSGCPRCCGQSHTRDFGIVGSKQGWAVLFGGNGGTRPRFGDLIAQGLSGSEVLDCVQRIAEYYRAHAQHHERTARFVERVGLEKIQEDVVAMMPYVGVE, via the coding sequence ATGACCGAACCACATACCGGCACCCCCCAGCGGGACGCGAACACCCGCGCCATCATCACCCGGATCCCGGCCGGGATGGTAACGCCCGACGATCTCGAAACAATAGCCCGCACGGCCCGGAAGTACCGCGTGCCGATGGTCAAGCTGACCTCGGGCCAGCGTATCCTTCTTGCCGGGATCGCGCCGGAGGATGTGCCCGCCGTTGTCCGGGAGCTCGGGCCGCTTGCCCAGCCGGAGGCGGCGCCGTGCGTGAAGTTCGTCCAGGCCTGCCCGGGCACGGAGGTCTGCCGGTTCGGGAACCAGGATGCTATCGCGCTTGCCCGGGCCATTGACGGGCAGTTCCGGCACCGGCATTTCCCGGCCAAGGTGAAGATCGGGGTCTCGGGCTGCCCCCGCTGCTGCGGGCAGAGCCACACCCGGGACTTCGGGATCGTGGGATCGAAGCAGGGCTGGGCGGTGCTCTTTGGGGGAAACGGGGGCACGAGGCCGCGGTTCGGCGACCTGATTGCGCAGGGCCTTTCGGGTTCCGAGGTCCTCGACTGCGTGCAGCGCATTGCGGAATATTACCGGGCGCACGCACAGCACCACGAGCGGACGGCGAGGTTTGTGGAGCGGGTGGGCTTAGAGAAGATCCAGGAGGATGTGGTGGCGATGATGCCGTATGTGGGGGTGGAGTAA